The segment GTTCCATGACTGCAGGCGGCAGGAACGCGTACACGCTTGCGTTCTTGATTTGAGAGAAGGCCATCATGGCGCGGTTGGCTACGGCTTCGGCGCTGGCGTGCGCCCCTTTGCGCTCGTTCCAGGGCTTGAGCTGAATGAAGGCCAGGCCCGCATTTTGCCCACTGCCCGCGAAGCTGAAGCCCGCAACGGTGAACAGGGAACTCACGGTTTCCTTTTCCGATTCAAGGAAGTGCTTCTCCACCTGCTGCAGCACTTTGAGTGTGCTTTCCTGCGTGGCTCCCGTGGGCAGCTGCACCAGGCCGAAGATGATGCCCTGGTCTTCCTCCGGCAAAAATGAGGATGGCAGGCGCATGAACAGCAGGCCTAGGGCGACGACGATGGCCAGATACACAGCCATGACGCGTTTGGGCCGCATCAGAAGGCCGGACACCCCGTCGCGGTATTTTGCGCTTCCGCGGTCAAAGAGGCGGTTGAAGGCGCCGAAGAAACCGGTTTTGGTATGCGTGTGGTGTTCGCCTTTGTGAACCGGCTTCAGGAATGTGGCGCACAAGGCCGGAGTGAGCACGATTGCCACCAGCACCGAGAGCGCCATGGCCGAAACGATGGTGAGCGAGAACTGACGGTAGATGACGCCGGACGAACCGCTGATGAAGGCCATGGGGATGAACACCGCGGAGAGAACCATGGCGATGCCGACAAGCGCGCCGGTGATCTGGCCCATGGATTTTTTCGTGGCCTCTTTGGGGGAGAGGCCCTCCTCGGTCATGATGCGTTCGACGTTTTCAACGACGACGATGGCGTCGTCGACAAGCAGGCCGATGGCGAGCACCACGCCGAACATGGTAAGGGTGTTGATGGAGAAGCCGAAGGCCGCCAGCGCGCCGAAAGTGCCCAAAAGCACCACGGGAACCGCGATGGTCGGAATGATTGTTGCCCGGAAGTTCTGCAGGAACAGATACATGACCAAGAACACCAGCAGAATGGCCTCGGCCAGTGTCTTGACCACTTCCTCGATGCTGACCCGCACGAAGGGGGTCGTGTCGTAGGGATACACGGCGTGGATCCCTTCCGGGAAGGTCTTGGAAAGCTGGTCGATGGTGGCCCGCACCTGGTTCACGGTATTCAGCGCATTGGCTCCGGTTGCCAGCTTGATGGCGATGCCGGTGGAGGGCTTTCCGTTGAAGCGGGAGGTGGCGTCGTATGATTCGCTCCCCAGTTCGACGCGGGCGACGTCGCTCAAGCGGACGGTGGAGCCGTCCTGGTTCACCTTGAGGATGATCCGCTCGAATTGCCCGACGGTTTCGAGCCGATCTTGCGACAGGATGGTGTAGCTCATCATCTGCCCTGGCAGGGCGGGGGTGCCGCCGATTTGGCCAGCGGAGATCTGATCGTTTTGTGCAGTGATCGCCGCCTGGACATCGGAAGGCATGAGCTTGTAACTGTTGAGCTTGCCTGGATCGAGCCAGACGCGCATGGAGTACTGTCCGCCGAAAACCATTGCGTCGCCCACGCCGTCCACGCGGCTTATGGGATCAAGCAAGTTGGATGCCGCATAGTCGCTCAAGTCGTTGCCGGTCGTGGCCGGGTCGTCAGAGACCAAGGCAATGATCATCAAAAAGCTGGAGGAGCTTTTGTTGACCGTGATGCCCTGGCGCTGCACTGCGTCCGGAAGCAGCGGAGTTGCCAGGGAGAGCTTGTTTTGCACCTGCACCTGGGCGATGTCGGAATCCGTGTTCGAGTCGAAGGTGAGGGTGATCTCGGCCTGGCCGAAGGAATCGCTGGTGGAGGACATGTAGCGCAGGTCGTCGATGCCCTTCATCTTTTGTTCGATGACCTGGGTGACGGAGTCCTCGACCGTTTTGGCGGAAGCGCCGGGGTATGTGGCGTTGATGGTGATGGCAGTGGGCGCGATCTTGGGATACTGCGCGATGGGCAGCGTCAGGATGGAGAGCGCCCCCACGAGCATGATGATGATGGCGATCACCCAGGCGAATACCGGGCGATCAATGAAGAATTTTGCCATTCTCTGCTGCTCCGGCTGTTGCTACTGGTGGTTGGCGGTGGAATCGCCGCTCTTCACGCTTGTGCCGGGACCAGTGGAGCCGGGCCACGGCTGGTCCTTGGGCGGGGAATAGACAAGGGTTCTATTCGCGCTGGCCGTGGTCTTTGTCTTGGGCTCGTCCGCCATGACTTCCCGCATGGTCTCCTTCATGGCGTCCTTTCCGGAAACCGCCTTTGTGGCGCCGGGCGCCGCCTGCGAAGGCGTGGCCTGTGCAGCATGTTTCGCTTCAGGCTTGGCCGCAGGCTTCGCCTCAGACTTGGCATCAGGCTTCGCCTCGGCCTTGGCCGCAGGCTTCGCTTCAGGTTTGGCCGCAGGCTTCGCCTCAGGCTTGGCGTCCTTGGCGGGAGCTGTTGTTTTTGCCGCTTCCGGCTGGCCGGGCTGCTTGGCTCCGGCTGCGTCGGCCTGGGGCAAGTCCTTGGGCGCGGGCTGGGCCGAACCGGCTTCCACGGGCTTGACCTTTGAGCCCGGCTTGGCCTTTTGGAGCCCCTCGACGATTATGCGGTCGCCCGCGGCGAGGCCTTCGGACACAAGCCATTTGTCGCCAACCACACGGGAAACGGTGATGGACCGGGCCTCGACGGTGTTGTCCTGCTTGAGGGCCATGACCAGGGCGTTGCCCTTGCTGTCGCGCGTGACGGCCTGCTGCGGCACCAGCACCGCGTTTTCCTCGACGCCTTCCTCCAGCACGGCGCGCACGTACAGGCCGGGCAGCAAATCCTGCTGGGGATTGGGGAACAGCGCACGCAGGGTGATCACGCCGGTGCTTTGGTCCACAGTGATATCGGAGAACTGCAGCGAACCTTCAAGAGGATACGGGGTGCCGTCCTCGAAGAGCAGTTTCACTTTGGCGCCGTTTGTTCCAGATTTCTTGAGTTTGCCGCTGGCAAGGTCGCGCTTGAGGCGCAGAACCTCTGCGCTGGACTGTGTCACATCAACGTACATGGGGTCCGTCTGCTGGACCGTGGTCAGCGGATCGGCCTGGCTTGCGGTGACAAGCGCACCCGGAGTCACGTTGGATTTTCCGATGCGTCCGGTGATCGGCGAGGTGACACGCGTGTAGGAAAGGTTGATGCGGGCCGTCTCCAAGGCGGCGCGCGCGGCGACGACCTCGGCCTCGGCCTGGTTCATGGCGGCCTGGGCGTCGTCGTTGTCCTGCTGGCTTACGGCGTTGACCTTGGACAGGTTGGCGTACCGCTTGCCCTTCAGGCGCGCCGGAACCGCATTGGCCTCGGCCTTGGCGAGCGTGGCCTTGGCGTTGTCGTAGGCGGCTTGGTAGGTGGCGGGATCAATCTGGTAGAGCACCTCGCCAACTTTCACGTCCCCGCCTTCCTTGAAGGTCCGTTTTTGGACGATGCCTCCGACCTGTGGTCTGACTTCGGAGATTTGGTAGGCCGAAGTCCGTCCCGCAAGCACGGTGGTCAGTGTGACCTGCTGCGGGGCAATCGTGGCGATGCTGACTTCCGGTTCTGGCGCTTGAGCCGGCCCGGCAGCCTGCTTGTCTCCGCCGCAGCCGAACAAGGCCGCGGTCAGGGCGAGGGGGATGAACAAGGAACGAGCGGTGTTTTGTGCAATGCGCATGGTTGTGTCCTGATGCTTAGAGTGTGGTGGCGGAGGCGTCCTGTCGGTGCGGGAGCAAGGCCCGGAGGCGCTCCATGCCGCCAAGCGAGAACTGCATGATAAAGTCCGTGATTTCGTCAATGGTGCCGGGTTCGAGGACCAGCGCCGGGTTCATGCGGCTCATGGCCTCTTTGGCGAAGTCGAAG is part of the Humidesulfovibrio mexicanus genome and harbors:
- a CDS encoding efflux RND transporter permease subunit, producing the protein MAKFFIDRPVFAWVIAIIIMLVGALSILTLPIAQYPKIAPTAITINATYPGASAKTVEDSVTQVIEQKMKGIDDLRYMSSTSDSFGQAEITLTFDSNTDSDIAQVQVQNKLSLATPLLPDAVQRQGITVNKSSSSFLMIIALVSDDPATTGNDLSDYAASNLLDPISRVDGVGDAMVFGGQYSMRVWLDPGKLNSYKLMPSDVQAAITAQNDQISAGQIGGTPALPGQMMSYTILSQDRLETVGQFERIILKVNQDGSTVRLSDVARVELGSESYDATSRFNGKPSTGIAIKLATGANALNTVNQVRATIDQLSKTFPEGIHAVYPYDTTPFVRVSIEEVVKTLAEAILLVFLVMYLFLQNFRATIIPTIAVPVVLLGTFGALAAFGFSINTLTMFGVVLAIGLLVDDAIVVVENVERIMTEEGLSPKEATKKSMGQITGALVGIAMVLSAVFIPMAFISGSSGVIYRQFSLTIVSAMALSVLVAIVLTPALCATFLKPVHKGEHHTHTKTGFFGAFNRLFDRGSAKYRDGVSGLLMRPKRVMAVYLAIVVALGLLFMRLPSSFLPEEDQGIIFGLVQLPTGATQESTLKVLQQVEKHFLESEKETVSSLFTVAGFSFAGSGQNAGLAFIQLKPWNERKGAHASAEAVANRAMMAFSQIKNASVYAFLPPAVMELGNATGFDLFLQDRAGLGHEALIQARNQLLGMAAKTPTLMAVRPNGMEDTPQYRIDIDQAKAGAFSLSQATINDTLSTVLGGSYVNDFIDRGRMKKVYVQGDAPYRMMPEDINLWYVRNTKDEMVPFSAFSSGRWTYGSPRLERYNGLPAVEIQGMAAPGLSSGAAMAAIEDIASKLPAGLGIEWTGLSYQERMSGSQAPVLYAISILVVFLCLAALYESWAVPTAVMLVVPLGVVGAVLATFARGLTNDVFFQVGLLTTIGLAAKNAILIVEFAKDLVEKGHGLLHATMEASRLRLRPILMTSLAFILGVLPLAIASGAGSGSQRAIGTGVIGGMVTATILGIYFVPVFFVIVYKLAMGRKHAPADPQDQGGGLEPEVPTPGQEPGGAGNTDTNSSHEVK
- a CDS encoding efflux RND transporter periplasmic adaptor subunit encodes the protein MRIAQNTARSLFIPLALTAALFGCGGDKQAAGPAQAPEPEVSIATIAPQQVTLTTVLAGRTSAYQISEVRPQVGGIVQKRTFKEGGDVKVGEVLYQIDPATYQAAYDNAKATLAKAEANAVPARLKGKRYANLSKVNAVSQQDNDDAQAAMNQAEAEVVAARAALETARINLSYTRVTSPITGRIGKSNVTPGALVTASQADPLTTVQQTDPMYVDVTQSSAEVLRLKRDLASGKLKKSGTNGAKVKLLFEDGTPYPLEGSLQFSDITVDQSTGVITLRALFPNPQQDLLPGLYVRAVLEEGVEENAVLVPQQAVTRDSKGNALVMALKQDNTVEARSITVSRVVGDKWLVSEGLAAGDRIIVEGLQKAKPGSKVKPVEAGSAQPAPKDLPQADAAGAKQPGQPEAAKTTAPAKDAKPEAKPAAKPEAKPAAKAEAKPDAKSEAKPAAKPEAKHAAQATPSQAAPGATKAVSGKDAMKETMREVMADEPKTKTTASANRTLVYSPPKDQPWPGSTGPGTSVKSGDSTANHQ